The Cellulomonas flavigena DSM 20109 DNA segment GAACCCCGCGGGCGATTGGCTCAGTGGTAGAGCGCCTCGTTCACACCGAGGAGGTCACTGGTTCGAACCCAGTATCGCCCACCCTCGGACGTAGGCCCCGACCGGACGGTCGGGGCCTACGTCGTCCCCGGGGTCGGCGACGCGGCGCCCGGCTGCCGTGCCAGACTCGCGACGTGGACTTCCTCTCGGCCTACGCCCACGGCTTCGCGCGAGTCGCTGCGTGCACCGTCCCCGTCACCGTCGCGGACCCCGCGGCCAACGCGGCCGCCGTCCTCGACGCCGCGCGCGCCTGCCACGACGACGGCGTCGCGGTCGCCGTCATGCCCGAGCTGTGCCTGTCGGGTTACGCGGTCGACGACCTGTTCCTGCAGGACGTCCTGCTCGACGCCGTGCGCGACGCGCTCGCCACGATCGTCGAGGCGTCCCGCGAGCTGCTGCCGGTCATCGTCGTCGGCGCCCCGCTCGCGCACGGCACGCGCGTGCTCAACACCGCCGTCGTCGTGCACCGCGGGCGCGTGCTGGGCGTCGCCCCGAAGTCCTACCTGCCCACGTACCGCGAGTTCTACGAGCGGCGCTGGTTCGCCCCCGGCGACGACGTGCGCGGCACCACGACGGTCGCCGGCCAGGAGGTCCCGATCGGCCCCGACCTGCTGTTCGCCGCGGCCGACCTGCCCGGCCTCGTCCTGCACGTCGAGGTGTGCGAGGACATGTGGGTGCCCGTGCCGCCGTCGACGCACGCCGCGCTCGCGGGTGCGACGGTGCTCGTCAACCTGTCGTCGAGCCCCGTCACCGTGGGCCGCGCCGAGGAGCGGCGCCTGCTCGTGCGCTCGGCGTCGGCCCGGTGCCTGGCCGCGTACGTCTACGCCGCCGCGGGGCAGGGGGAGTCGAGCACGGACCTCGCGTGGGACGGGCAGACGCTGGTGTACGAGCTCGGCGAGCTGCTGGCCGAGGGGAAGCGGTTCGCCGACGGTCAGGTCCTCACCGTCGCGGACGTCGACCTCGACCGGCTGCGGCAGGAGCGGTTGCGCACGGGCACCTTCGACGACAACCGTCGGGCCCTGGGCCTGGCCGCGGCCGGGGGGTCGCACCGTACCGTCCCCTTCACGCTCGAGCCGCCGCCCGGTGACGTCGGTCTGCGGCGCGCGGTCGACCGGTTCCCGTTCGTGCCCGACGACCCCGCGCGGCTCGCGCTCGACTGCTACGAGTCGTACAACATCCAGGTCAGCGCGCTGGAGCAGCGGTTGCGCGCCGTCGGCGGCGCGAAGATCGTCATCGGGGTGTCCGGCGGCCTGGACTCCACGCACGCCCTGATCGTCGCGGCGCGCGCGATGGACCGGCTCGGGCGGCCCCGCAGCGACATCCTCGCGTTCACCATGCCCGGGTTCGCGACGTCCGACGCGACGCTCGCCTCCGCCCTGGCGCTCATGCAGTCGCTCGGGACCACCGCCGAGACCATCGACATCCGGCCCGCCGCACGGCAGATGCTCGCCGACCTCGGCCACCCGGCGGGCGAGGGCGCCGAGCAGTACGACGTGACGTTCGAGAACGTGCAGGCGGGCCTGCGCACC contains these protein-coding regions:
- a CDS encoding NAD(+) synthase, yielding MDFLSAYAHGFARVAACTVPVTVADPAANAAAVLDAARACHDDGVAVAVMPELCLSGYAVDDLFLQDVLLDAVRDALATIVEASRELLPVIVVGAPLAHGTRVLNTAVVVHRGRVLGVAPKSYLPTYREFYERRWFAPGDDVRGTTTVAGQEVPIGPDLLFAAADLPGLVLHVEVCEDMWVPVPPSTHAALAGATVLVNLSSSPVTVGRAEERRLLVRSASARCLAAYVYAAAGQGESSTDLAWDGQTLVYELGELLAEGKRFADGQVLTVADVDLDRLRQERLRTGTFDDNRRALGLAAAGGSHRTVPFTLEPPPGDVGLRRAVDRFPFVPDDPARLALDCYESYNIQVSALEQRLRAVGGAKIVIGVSGGLDSTHALIVAARAMDRLGRPRSDILAFTMPGFATSDATLASALALMQSLGTTAETIDIRPAARQMLADLGHPAGEGAEQYDVTFENVQAGLRTDYLFRAANQRGGIVLGTGDLSELALGWCTYGVGDQMSHYGVNAGVPKTLIQHLIRWVVGEGHFDDATNEVLLRVVGQEISPELVPVREGERMQSTEDTIGPYALHDFALFQVLRHGMRPSRIAFLAWHAWHDARAGAWPPGWPADRRPEYDLPTVRRWLEVFVRRFFASQFKRSALPNGPKVAAGGTLSPRSEWRMPSDASAAAWLAELEANVPTDLPTGR